From the Methanobacterium sp. CWC-01 genome, the window TACCCTACAAACCCGGCACCGTAGCCCTGGCAGCAACCGGCGCAGTGGTATCCGGAGCCGACTACATAAAGGTGGGTCTTTATGGCACCCGTAACTATGATGAGGCCCGCGAAGTAATGGATGGAGTGGTCCAAGCCGTAAAGGACCTGCGGGAGGATGCTCTGGTGGTGGCCTCTGGTTACGCTGACGCCCACCGGGTAGGAGCCGTGGATCCCATGGAAATCCCCAGTGTAGCCGCCGATGCCGGTGCTGACTTGGCCATGGTGGACACCGCAGTAAAGGATGGTAAAACCCTCTTTGACTTCATGGACCCGGAAAAGATCACCACCTTCACCGACCAGATCCATGATTATGGATTGAAATCAGCCCTGGCCGGTTCCGTACAAGAGGATCAGCTTAAAATACTCCACGACCTGGGATGTGACGTGGTGGGTATCCGCGGTGCGGCCTGCACTGGAGGGGACCGCAACCAGGGATCCATACACCACCGTGCTGTGTCCCGGCTCAAAAGCCTGGTCAGTGAATTCTGATCTGGTTCATATCCGTAATGGGGAAGGGATGGTCATTGGGGCCATAAAACTTCCCTACTCCAGTTCTGCATTCCCTGTAATTTGTTCATTTATGTGTTAGAGTGTATGAGGTGTTATGTTATGTTCTCCAAGAAACTGAAAAATGCTCCGGAAGGCTTTACATTTGACGACTTTTTGCTGGTACCTGCTGCCTCGGCAGTGGAACCTAAAGACGTGCTTACCAGCAGCAGGGTCTCCCGGAACCATGAGCTTAACATTCCCATCATAAGCTCCGCCATGGACACCGTTACTGAGGCTGAGATGGCCATCACCCTGGCCCAGGAGGGTGGTATGGGAGTTATCCACCGGAATATGACCATCAAGGAGCAGGTGGAAGAGGTTAAGAAGGTCAAACGTTCCTCGGATCTGACCATCCGGGACGTGATCACCATTGACCCCGAGGCCTCGGTAAAGGAAAGCCTGCAGATCATGGACGAAGAGGATGTCAGTGGACTGCCAGTGGTGGATAACGGCACCGTGGTGGGCATCATCAGCCGACGAGACATAACTCCCCTGTTAAACTCCCTGGAACAGATGCAGGTCCGGGAGGTGATGACCGAGGAGGTGGTGACTATCAGCGAATCCACCACCCCCGAGGAAGCCCTGGACATCGCCTACGAGAACAAGGTAGAACGCCTCCCGGTGGTGGACCAGGAGCAGATTGTGGGTATCGTTACCATCCGAGACATCATTGAGCGTAAAAAATATCCTAACGCCTCCCGTGATAAGAAGGGACGATTCCTGGTAGCAGCGGCTACCGGACCATATGACCTGGAACGGGCCATGGCCCTGGACGATGCTGGAGCCGATATCATAGCCGTGGACTGTGCCCACGCCCACAACCTTAACGTGGTGCAGTTCGCTGGTGAAATGAAGGACAACATCCAGGCAGACCTGATCGTGGGGAACATTGCCACCTTTAAAGCCGCCGAGGACCTGCTGGCCCAGGAAGTGGACGGCCTGAAAGTGGGTATCGGTGGAGGTTCCATCTGCACCACCCGTATCATCGCGGGAGTGGGTGTGCCCCAGCTTACCGCCATCAGTGAAGCCGCCGACGCAGCCCAGGACCATGATGTTCCCATCATCGGAGACGGAGGTCTGCGTTACTCCGGGGATATGGCCAAGGCCATCGCTGTAGGTGCGGACTGTGTTATGCTGGGCAACCTCCTGGCTGGAACCGAAGAGGCACCCGGTGAAGTGGTCATTATGAATGGCCGCAAATTCAAACAGTACCGGGGTATGGGCAGTTTAGGGGCCATGACTGGTGGTATCGGCGCCGGAACCGACCGTTACTTCCAGGATGTGAAGGGACCCATGAAACACGCCAAGCTGGTACCGGAGGGAGTGGAGGGAGTAACTCCCTACAAGGGTCATGCCAGTGAAGTTCTCTACCAACTCATCGGCGGATTAAAGGCCTCCATGGGTTACTGCGGAGCCAAGGACATTCAGGCCATGCAGAGGGACACCACCATGTTGCGTATCACTTCCAGTGGAATAACCGAGAGCCACCCCCACGACATGTTCATCACCAACGAAAGCCCCAACTACCCCACCACCCGCCTGATGTAGCTGCTATGAAGTCCTGCATAATCCTCTGCGGAGGCCGGGGAAGGCGAATGGGAAGGGATAAGGGCCTACTACTTTTTGAGGGTAGACCTCTTCTACTCCACATCCTGCAATCCCTGCCCCCCCTGGATGAGATCATCCTGGTACTCCGGGATGAAGAACAGTTTGGATCTTACCAGGAAATTTTAAGCTCATTTAAGGGGAAAGTGAAGGTTTCCTTCGATCGTGAAAGGGACCAGGGCCCTCTGGTTGGACTTTTAACTGGACTATCCGCTTTAGAATCAGAAAAAGCCCTCACCATCCCCTGTGACTCGCCCCGCATTAGTCCTCCCTTTGTGAAGCACATGCTGGAGTACCCCCTGGAAGGTTACGATGCCCTGGTACCCCGCTGGGCCAACGGCCAATCAGAACCATTACATGCCGTTTATAGTAAGAGAAGGACCGTTCCGGTTATAGAACTACTCTTAAAACAGGGAGTGCGGGATGTTAAATCTCTCTTTCAACATCTTGAGGTTTTATACCTGGAGGCGGAGTCCCTGGATCCCCGGGGGGACACCTTTTTTAATCTGAACCTCCCCCAGGATGTGGAGGATTTGGAAAAAAGAAATTAATAATGTAGGATTTCTGTTTATACCTGATTGATTTTATTTTGGGACACATTATCCGCAGTAAATCGCCAACATCAAATGAAGATTACCAAAGTAATCATCAAACGAAGATTACCCAAGTTAAAGCAAAATAAGTCTAATTTTATTAAGAGAACAGTTTCAGGGCTTTATCCCATGACTTAAGACATTTTTAGTGAATTAAGAGTTTTCCTGTATCGTGGTAGGGGTGGTCTTCAGATCCGATTTGTACCGAACCAGGGTTTCTTCCCATCTCCAGGTAAAACTTGTTCACCCTTTCGATCATGTCGATGTAGTCTTTTTTGGTTATACGACAACCGTCGATGACCGTAGACTCAGGGAGTTTACCATTCAAACGTTTAAAATCTATTACCTTTTTTACCATCTGTCGATATTGCTCAGGAGTCAAGCTCTCCATTACATCAACCACGTTTAGTTTTTAGAATATATCATTCCCACCCTTTAAAAAGGTTACGAAATATGAGCCCCTGTTCACAAAAAAGGAATTCTGGGATGGTTCCCAGAAAAAAGTCCATACTCAAGTTCACTCCCTGATCTCCACACTGGCCTCCGGGTCGAAGGGATTCTTCCGCACAGCCAGGGAGAAGAGATAAGGATAATTCACCATCAAATATTCCATATAACGCAGCCACTCATAAATTAAAATGCTATAAACTCGCACCATATCCCCAACCAGGTGCATATAATCTGCTCTGGTTAGATTGGTTAAATCGTGCCTGCTTTCTAGCTCCTCAGTCAGGTGAAAGACGGCTCTCAGTAGATCAGTAAAGGTTTCATGTTCCAGGAGGTTGGGGTTCTCCAGAAGTCCCAGAAGGAACTTCCTGTTTTGCACTAAAAACTCCTTGGTAGTTTCCAGAAACACCAGAGAAGCCGCATCATCGCCACTAATCTTAAGGGTGTAGTCGAATTTTTCAATCTCCCTGATAGCCCGCTGGTAGTCTTCACTGGACCAGTTGGCATTGACCAGGAGGGAGTTGCGTATCTTATCGGTGTCCGGGTCGAAGCTGGTCATCCGGGTTAAAAGTTCGGAGCCCACCTCACTGAAAAAGGTGCCGATGACCATGTTCATCTTCTCCAGCATGACCCTCTTCTCTCGTTCCCCAATGGCAGTTTCTATGAGCAGCACCACAAATAGCACTTCCAGGGGTACGAAGGCCAGGTCAATACCTAGAAGGAACAACTGGTGATGAAGCTCGTGAAATACGAAGTACAGGATGATGTAAAGTATAAAGGATATAAAAACCAGGATTATTCCCAGTTTTAATTTCCAACTCATATTTTTTCCTATTTTCATAATTTATTCTTCCTACGTTATTTAAAATTTTTTCCGTCCGTGGATGATGGCCACCGGGTTCTGGCCCTGCATCATGGTGCCCAGGTTAGTGGGTCTTCCCCGGGCCACGGAGATCTCCACAATCTGGGGGTCCATATCCAGATCTTCCATGGTTTTAAGACTGTATAATTTGGTCTCCAGTAGTATGGCGGTGACAATTATCCTACCCTTTGGTTTCAGTTGCTGATAAGCCTTTTTAATTATCTGTTCCAGTTCACCGCTGCTACCACCCACCACCAGCAGGTCATAGGCGGGTAAGTTCTCCATGACTTCCAGAGCGTCTCCCAGTAACAGTTCCACTCTTCCGGAGGGGTTCAGTTTCTGGAGATTGGTCCGGGTAACTTCCAGGGCCTGGGGGTTCTTGTCCACGGCGTAGACCTTGGCTGCACGTTGGGAGAGCTCCACGGTGAGTCCTCCTGTACCGCAGCCCACCTCCAGCACCACATCGTCTTTTTCCACCCGGGCCTGGCACATCACCAGACAGCGCACTTCCTCCTTGCTGGGTCCAGGAACAGTGGGGTCCTTGTGGAAATCTTCATCTGGGATCATGGCACCTCTTCCCTCCAGCGCCGGTACAGGTGGTGGTCGATGTGCAACACATCCAGGATCTTACCCACCACGAAGTCCACCAGGTCCTCCATACTCTTCGGCTGATGATAAAAGGCAGGCATGGCCGGCAGGATGATAGCACCCTCCTGGGACAGTTTTAACATGTTCTCCAGGTGCACCTGGCGGAGGGGTGTTTCCCGGGGTACGATTACCAGCTGTCGGTGCTCCTTAAGGGCCACATCCGCTGTCCGGGTCACGGCATTACTGGCATATCCCTGGCTGATG encodes:
- a CDS encoding molybdenum cofactor guanylyltransferase, which translates into the protein MKSCIILCGGRGRRMGRDKGLLLFEGRPLLLHILQSLPPLDEIILVLRDEEQFGSYQEILSSFKGKVKVSFDRERDQGPLVGLLTGLSALESEKALTIPCDSPRISPPFVKHMLEYPLEGYDALVPRWANGQSEPLHAVYSKRRTVPVIELLLKQGVRDVKSLFQHLEVLYLEAESLDPRGDTFFNLNLPQDVEDLEKRN
- a CDS encoding (5-formylfuran-3-yl)methyl phosphate synthase, translated to MLLLISPINTQEAREAIDGGADIIDVKNPKEGSLGANFPWVIRSIREITPKDMKVSATLGDVPYKPGTVALAATGAVVSGADYIKVGLYGTRNYDEAREVMDGVVQAVKDLREDALVVASGYADAHRVGAVDPMEIPSVAADAGADLAMVDTAVKDGKTLFDFMDPEKITTFTDQIHDYGLKSALAGSVQEDQLKILHDLGCDVVGIRGAACTGGDRNQGSIHHRAVSRLKSLVSEF
- the cbiT gene encoding precorrin-6Y C5,15-methyltransferase (decarboxylating) subunit CbiT, yielding MIPDEDFHKDPTVPGPSKEEVRCLVMCQARVEKDDVVLEVGCGTGGLTVELSQRAAKVYAVDKNPQALEVTRTNLQKLNPSGRVELLLGDALEVMENLPAYDLLVVGGSSGELEQIIKKAYQQLKPKGRIIVTAILLETKLYSLKTMEDLDMDPQIVEISVARGRPTNLGTMMQGQNPVAIIHGRKKF
- a CDS encoding UbiX family flavin prenyltransferase, which encodes MIVVAITGASGVIYGIRLLEALKEAGKRTALLVTEPARIIIDYELDISPDELKKLCYRIYDSKDLTAAINSGSCRFESMVIVPATMKTVSAISQGYASNAVTRTADVALKEHRQLVIVPRETPLRQVHLENMLKLSQEGAIILPAMPAFYHQPKSMEDLVDFVVGKILDVLHIDHHLYRRWREEVP
- the guaB gene encoding IMP dehydrogenase, whose protein sequence is MFSKKLKNAPEGFTFDDFLLVPAASAVEPKDVLTSSRVSRNHELNIPIISSAMDTVTEAEMAITLAQEGGMGVIHRNMTIKEQVEEVKKVKRSSDLTIRDVITIDPEASVKESLQIMDEEDVSGLPVVDNGTVVGIISRRDITPLLNSLEQMQVREVMTEEVVTISESTTPEEALDIAYENKVERLPVVDQEQIVGIVTIRDIIERKKYPNASRDKKGRFLVAAATGPYDLERAMALDDAGADIIAVDCAHAHNLNVVQFAGEMKDNIQADLIVGNIATFKAAEDLLAQEVDGLKVGIGGGSICTTRIIAGVGVPQLTAISEAADAAQDHDVPIIGDGGLRYSGDMAKAIAVGADCVMLGNLLAGTEEAPGEVVIMNGRKFKQYRGMGSLGAMTGGIGAGTDRYFQDVKGPMKHAKLVPEGVEGVTPYKGHASEVLYQLIGGLKASMGYCGAKDIQAMQRDTTMLRITSSGITESHPHDMFITNESPNYPTTRLM
- a CDS encoding pseudomurein-binding repeat-containing protein translates to MESLTPEQYRQMVKKVIDFKRLNGKLPESTVIDGCRITKKDYIDMIERVNKFYLEMGRNPGSVQIGSEDHPYHDTGKLLIH